The DNA segment TAGATTAGATAAAGGATTGGCAAGTGAGTTTGGCTTTCTTGGAACTACACTTGAGGATAAGTCACCTTTATTTGTCTATCCCAAAACTCGCCAGATAAACAAACCAGCTGAATTTTTTAAGCCAGAGGATGACCCATACTGCATTAAGGCACGGCTTATCAATTACTATAATACCCCATCATTTTGTCAATTTAGATTTGTGGGCATCCGTCAATTTGAAAAGGTAGGGTTAGCCCTGGAGATTCGTAAGGCTTATGTCCTTCTTAAAGCCCGTGCCTGGAAGGAAAGGGAAGAGATAGATGAAAGTAGAAAGATGAAAGATGAAAGAGAAAGGGAAGAAAGGGAAAGAAGACCTTTTCTAAGCGAAAAGACCTATCGCGAGACACCTATTCCCCTTGACGGACTTTTAAAGAAAGACAAAAATATTATTCTGCTTGGTGACCCCGGTTCTGGAAAGACAACCTTTCTTCGCTGGCTTAGCTTGATGTTTATAGATGGGGTAAGGAATATAAAAAGGCATCTGGGAATTGAGGAAAGCCTTATTCCCCTCTTTATCTCTGTAGGTAGATTCTTTAATTTGCGTTCAGAAAATCCAAACCTTGGATTACTTAATCTCCTTTCCCTCTATTTTTGTCCCTATGGCTGTGAGGGATTGGAAAAGATGCTTGAACCTCGATTAAATGATGGGCAGGTTATCTTTCTCTTTGATGGTCTGGATGAGCTCCCATCTGCCAATGAAAGAGAGATAGCAAGAAATCTGGTTGAACTCTATACCAGCCAATATTCAAAGAATAGATTCATCATCACCAGTAGAATTGTTGGCTATCCCGGGCTTTCTATCCCTAATTCCAGAGAGTATTGTCTGGAAGGACTTGATGAAGATGAGGCAACAAAATTGGCTTTTGCCTTTTACTTTAGTTTAGCCATTAAGGATGAAGAAAAAAAACCCCGGGCAAAGGAACTGGCAGAAGAGAAAAGCCATATCCTTATCTCATCATTAAAGGAGCGGGAAAACCTCCTTGCCTTTCTCCAGAACCCACTCTTACTTACCCTGTCTGCCATCTGCCACACAAATCTTGGCAAACTTCCCAAATATAGGGTTCGGCTATATGAGGTCGCCACCCAGACATTGGTTGATGCCTGGGCAAATGCAAGAAGACCTGAGAGTATAACAGAAAGAGAACACATTGACTATGAGGCAGAAGGACTGCGTGTCTTACCAGCCATTGCTCTCTGGATGCATCAGGAAAAACCAGCGGGATTGGTCAGAGAGGATGAACTTATAGAAAAGATTAAAGCCCTGCTTGGAAAAGGGGAATTTGATGCCAAAGAATTTATGAGGAGACTTGAAGCCGCAGGAAGCCTTTTAATAAATAGAGGAGAAAACCAATATGGCTTTATCCACCAAACATTCCAGGAGTATTTAGTGGCAAAACAAATGGTAAAATCAGTAAAAGATTCCTGGGAAGATTACATCTCTGAATTTCTTTACAACCCCCGCTATGAAGAAATATGGAGACTAATTGCAGGTGAGATTGGCATAATTGAAGGAAGCGGTGAGAAGGCAAGCCTTTATATAAAAAAGATTTACGAAGATACTGATGACATTAATGCACAAATCCTTAAGAAGAACCTTTTGCTCTCTGCCAAAGCCCTTTCAGATACCGTCTCTTATGATGAGGAGCTGAATAATGGGATTGTATCTGACCTCTTTAATGCCTGCATTAAGGATGAACCACCACCACCCAGAGAACAACTCTTCCTTGCCATCCGACAATTAAAAGGAAGGG comes from the bacterium genome and includes:
- a CDS encoding HEAT repeat domain-containing protein, producing MEWYERLDGWNKINEGDLVTIALFKFDMAKSTQLGKQLGAEENRDCLKKYHDLVEYILTGFNIAPQPFEFQKDGATVYFLGENAVSEAVRAGKKLLSEIRRTLEYEVHIRIGIGVDDVYFKKRLGEISSHQFDLGGHSEKVCPIDSLVLTEEAYLDLDRLDKGLASEFGFLGTTLEDKSPLFVYPKTRQINKPAEFFKPEDDPYCIKARLINYYNTPSFCQFRFVGIRQFEKVGLALEIRKAYVLLKARAWKEREEIDESRKMKDEREREERERRPFLSEKTYRETPIPLDGLLKKDKNIILLGDPGSGKTTFLRWLSLMFIDGVRNIKRHLGIEESLIPLFISVGRFFNLRSENPNLGLLNLLSLYFCPYGCEGLEKMLEPRLNDGQVIFLFDGLDELPSANEREIARNLVELYTSQYSKNRFIITSRIVGYPGLSIPNSREYCLEGLDEDEATKLAFAFYFSLAIKDEEKKPRAKELAEEKSHILISSLKERENLLAFLQNPLLLTLSAICHTNLGKLPKYRVRLYEVATQTLVDAWANARRPESITEREHIDYEAEGLRVLPAIALWMHQEKPAGLVREDELIEKIKALLGKGEFDAKEFMRRLEAAGSLLINRGENQYGFIHQTFQEYLVAKQMVKSVKDSWEDYISEFLYNPRYEEIWRLIAGEIGIIEGSGEKASLYIKKIYEDTDDINAQILKKNLLLSAKALSDTVSYDEELNNGIVSDLFNACIKDEPPPPREQLFLAIRQLKGREEGERLCGLLVDRLKDFDRDVRSAAAEAIGNLGDKSALPQLIPLLSDAVGYVRSASAEAIGMLGDKSALPQLIPLLSDANWFVRSAAVEAIGKLGDKSALPQLIPLLSDAEWDVVRSAAAEAIGKLGDKSVLPKLIPLLNDADGYVCSAAARAIGELGDKSVLPKLILLLKDAKWDVRSAAARAIGNVRDKSVLPQLIPLLSDADGYVRSAAARAIGKLGDKSALPQLIPLLSDDEWYVRSAAAEAIGKLGDKSALPQLIPLLSDADGYVCSAAARAIGELGDKSVLPKLILLLKDAKWDVRSAAARAIGKLGDKSALPQLIPLLNDAKWDVRSAAAEAIWNLSLV